Genomic segment of Streptomyces zhihengii:
CCACATGCTGACGCGCAGGCCCCGGTCGCGCAGCCGGGCGAGCATGCCGGCGGGGTCGGGGAAGGTCTCCGGGTCCCAGGCCAGGTCCGTCCACTGGTACTCGCGCATCCAGAAGCAGTCGAAGTGGAAGACGGAGAGCGGGATGCCGCGTTCGGCCATGCCGTCGGTGAAGGAGGTGACGGTGGCCTCGTCGTAGTCGGTGGTGAACGAGGTGGTGAGCCACAGGCCGAAGGACCAGGCGGGGGGCAGCGCGGGGCGTCCGGTGAGGGCGGTGTAGCGGGTGAGGACGTCCTTGGGGGTGGGTCCGGCGACGACGTAGTACTCGAGTTCCTGGTCCTCGACGCTGAACTGGACCTGGCCGACGGATTCGCTGCCGACCTCGTAGGAGACCTTGCCGGGGTGGTTGACGAAGACGCCGTAGCCGCGGGAGGAGAGGTGGAAGGGGACGTTCTTGTAGGCCTGCTCGCTGCTGGTGCCGCCGTCGGCCTGCCAGATGTCGACGCTCTGGCCGTTGCGGACGAACGGGGTGAAGCGCTCGCCGAGGCCGTAGATGTGCTCGCCGACGCCGAGGGCGAGCTGGGCGGCCATGTGGTGGGCGCCGTCGGGGGTGGTCACGAAGGCGGTGCCCTTGTGGCCGGCCTCGGTGAGGAGGCGGCCGTCGGCGTCGAGGAAGCGCAGGGCCCAGCGTCCGGCGGTGTCGAGCCGGAGGGTGAGGGGGCCGCTGACGAGTTCGGTGACGGTGCCGTCGCGGTGGACGGCGGCGTGGCCGCCGCCGGTGGTGTCGAGCACGAAGTCGGGGCCCCGGCGCAGCTTTCCGGCGTGGTGTACCGTCCGGACTCCGATGACTCCCTCGGCCGGTGAGAAGCACTCGACGGTGATGAGGGGCGCGTTGAGCGTGTCGCCTCGGGTGCGTACGGGTGCGACGGAGGCGTAGGCCGTGAAGCGGCCGTCGCCGGTGTGCAGATCGCGTACTTCGGTGGCGTACGAGGCGTGGGTGCCCTCGCGCATCAGCCAGAAGCCGTCGGTGAACTTCATCCTGGTCCTCAAGACGTATACGGACGGGGCGGAAGCGCTTCCGCGGATCATACTGGGCCCTTCATTGCCCCTGGTCAACGCTTCCCGGCCAATTCGTCGAAGCGCTTCACCAGGCGAAAACGGACTTCCTCACGAATCCTGTGCGAAGCATTGACGTCACACGAACTCGGCTCTACGTTCGGCCCGTTGCACTTCGTACGTCATATATGAGACGCGATACACGAGATCTGAGAGTGACCATGGCTTTCGCGCCCAGTCCGATCCCCTCCCGCACCCAGTATGTCCTGGAGGCGATCAAGCACGACATACTCACCGGCGGTCTCAGTCCAGGTCAGGCGCTGGTGGAGACCGAACTGGCGGCCCGTTTCGGGGTGTCCAAGACGCCGGTGCGCGAGGCGCTGAAGACCCTGGCGGGCACCGGACTCGTGGTGATGAGCCAGTACAAGGGCGTCACGGTGCGCATGGTCGACGCGGACATGGCCCGCGAGGTCTACGACGTGCGACTGCTGCTGGAGCCGGAGGCGCTGCGCCGGTCGATCTCCCGGGGCGCGTCGCTGGAGCAGGCCCGCTCGGCGCTGATCAGCGCCGACGAGGCGGCCGACCAGGCCGAACGCTCACTGGCGAACCGGGAGTTCCACCGGGCGCTGTACCTGCCGTGCGGCAATCCGCTGCTGGCCCGGATGCTCGACGAGGTGCGCGACCAGGCCGCGCTGGTGTCGACGGTGGCCTGGGCGGCCGATCCGTCCTGGCACCGGGAGGCCGACGAGCACCGGGAGATCCTGCGGCTGGCCGAGTCCGGCGAGACGGACGCCGCCGTCGCCGCGCTCCACAGTCACATCGCGTCGTTCCTGCTGCGCGCGTTCCCCCTGACCGACGAGGAGAACCAGGCATGACGGCCACCGACTTCACGGCCCTGCGCGAGGCCCTCGCGGACGTGGTGGCGATCCCGGTCACCCCGTTCACCGCCGAGGACACCATCGACGAGCCCGCGCACCGCGCGCTGATCCGGCGCCTCGTCGACGGCGGCGTGCGCACCCTGACCCCCAACGGCAACACCGGCGAGTACTACGCGCTGGACCCGCAGGAGCGCCGGGCGGTCACCGAGCTGACCATCGACGAGGCGGGCGAGGGCGCCGTCATCCTGGTCGGCGTCGGGCTCGACGTGCCGACGGCGGTCGCCTCGGCGCGGCACGCCAGGGACGCCGGCGCGCAGATGGTCATGGTGCACCAGCCCGTCCACCCGTACGTCTCGCAGAGCGGCTGGGTGGACTACCACCGGGCCGTCGCGGACGCGGTCCCCGAGCTGGGCGTCGTCCCCTACATCCGCAACGCGGCCCTCGACGGCGGCCGGATGGCCGAGCTCGGCGAGGCGTGCCCCAATGTGATCGGCGTCAAGTACGCGGTCCCGGACGCGGCCCGGTTCGCCGCGTTCGCCCGGGACGCCGGCCTGGAACGCTTCGTGTGGATCGCCGGTCTCGCCGAGCTGTACGCGCCCTCCTACTTCGCGGGCGGCGCCACCGGGTTCACCTCGGGTCTGGTCAACGTGGCCCCCGCGGTCTCCCTGGAGATGCTGGCCGCGCTGCGCGCCGGCGACCAGCGGGCGGCGATGAAGGTGTGGGAGCGGATCCGGCCGCTGGAGGACATGCGGGCGGCGCAGCAGTCGGCCGACAACGTCTCGGTGGTGAAGGAGGCGCTGTCCGCGCTCGGGCTGTGCCGCCGGGACATCCGTCCGCCGAGCCGGGCGCTGCCGAAGCAGCAGCGGCCCCGGGTCGCCGAGCTGGTGGCCGGGTGGGGCATATGAGCCTGCGCCCCGAGGAGCTGCGGAGCCACCAGTGGTGGGGGACGGACGGCCTGCGGTCGTTCTCCCACCGCGCGCGCACCCGGCAGCTCGGCTATCTGCCCGAGGAGCACCTGGGCAAGCCGGTGGTGGCGGTCCTGAACACCTGGTCGGACATCAACCCGTGCCATGTGCATCTGCGGGACCGCGCGCAGGCGGTGAAGCGCGGGGTGTGGCAGGCCGGCGGGTTCCCGCTGGAGTTCCCGGTGTCGACGCTGTCGGAGACGTTCCAGAAGCCGACGCCGATGCTCTACCGGAACATGCTGGCGATGGAGACGGAGGAGCTGCTCCGCTCCTACCCGGTGGACGGGGCCGTGCTGCTCGGCGGCTGCGACAAGTCGACGCCCGCGCTGCTGATGGGCGCGGCGAGCGCGGACCTGCCCGCGGTGTTCGTGCCGGCCGGGCCGATGCTGCCGGGCCACTGGCGGGGCGAGACCCTCGGGTCGGGCACCGACATGTGGAAGTACTGGGACGACAAGCGGGCCGGTCTGATCGGCGACTGCGAGATGGGCGAGCTGGAGAGCGGCCTGGCCCGCTCCCCCGGCCACTGCATGACGATGGGGACGGCGTCCACGCTGACGGCGGCGGCCGAGGTGCTCGGGGTGACGATGCCCGGCGCGTCGTCGATCCCCGCGGTGGACTCGGGCCACGACCGGATGGCCGCGGCCTCCGGGCGGCGGATCGTGGATCTGATCCGCGAGGACCTGAAGCTGTCGCGGATCCTGACGCGCGAGGCGTTCGAGGACGCGGTCACCACCGTGCTCGGTCTCGGCGGCTCGACCAACGCGGTGATCCATCTGATCGCCATGGCGGGCCGGGCGGGGGTGTCGCTGACGCTGGACGACTTCGACCGGCTGGCGCGCGAGGTCCCGGTGCTGGCCAACGTCCGCCCCGGCGGCGGCCCGTACCTGATGGAGGACTTCCACTTCGCCGGCGGGCTGCCCGGCTTCCTGTCGCGGATCACCGATCTGCTGCACCTGGACCGGCCCACGGCCGCCCACGCGACCCTGCGCGAGCAGCTCGCCGGGGCACTGGTCCACGACGACGACGTGATCCGCGTCCGGGAGAACCCGGTGGCGCCGGAGGGCGGCGTGGCGGTGCTGCGGGGCAACCTCTGCCCGGACGGCGCGGTCATCAAGCACATCGCCGCCGAGCCGCACCTCCTCAAGCACACCGGTCCCGCGGTGGTGTTCCCGGACTACCGGACCATGCAGCGGACCATCAACGACCCGGAGCTCGGCATCACCGCCGACCATGTCCTGGTGCTGCAGAACGCGGGCCCCAAGGGCGGGCCCGGCATGCCCGAGTACGGGATGCTGCCGATCCCCGACCACCTCCTCAAGCAGGGGGTGCGGGACATGGTGCGCATCTCCGACGCCCGGATGAGCGGCACGAGTTACGGCACCTGTGTGCTGCACGTGGCCCCGGAGTCGTACATCGGCGGGCCGCTGGCGCTGGTGCGCACCGGCGACCTGATCACGCTGGACGTCGAGGCGCGCTCGCTGCGGCTGGAGGTGCCGGACGAGGAGCTGGAGCGGCGCCGGGCCGAGTGGACCGCGCCGCCCGAGCGCTACGAGCGCGGCTACGGCGCGCTGTACAGCGAGTACGTCACGCAGGCGGACACCGGCTGCGACTTCACCTTCCTCGCCAGGCCGGGCGAGGTGCCCGATCCCTACGCGGGCTGACGCCCGCCGCACACCGGGCCCTTGGCCGCGGCGCCGGACGGCGCCGCGGACAGCGGACCCCCACACCCTTCCAGTAAGCGCTTTCTCAGGGTGTTCCGCGGGCCCCGGCCCGCCCCCATTCTCCTGAATTGCCCGTACCACGATCGGAGTCCCAGTCATGGCCTCAGCTGTGGCGCAGAAAACCTCAGGGCCGCCGCGCCCGCTGCCCCGGCCGCCCGGCCGGCGGCGGAAGGGAACGGCACCCCGCAGGCTGCCGTATCTGCTGATCGCTCCCGCCGTCCTGCTCATGCTGGGCTTCATCGCCTATCCGGTGCTCAGCGTCTTCTACTACAGCGCGCAGCACTACAACCCGACGAAGCCGTGGCGGAACGGCTTCGCGGGGTGGGAGAACTTCACCGCGATCTTCACGGAGGACACCCACTTCTGGGGCACGCTGGCCTTCAGCCTCAAGTGGGTCTCGGTCGAGGTGTCGCTCCAGCTCCTCTTCGGTCTCGCGCTGGCGCTGATCGTCAACCAGACCTTCGTGGGCCGCTCGCTCGGACGGGCGCTGGTGTTCTCCCCGTGGGCCGTCTCCGGCGTGCTCACGTCGGCGATCTGGGTGCTCCTCTACAACTCGCAGACCGGCATCACCCGCTACCTGGCCGACGTCGGCATCGGCGAGTACGGCACCTCGCTGCTCTCCGACACCGGGACCGTCTTCTGGGCCGCGATCGTCGCCGACCTGTGGCGCGGCGTCCCGTTCTTCGCCATCCTCATCCTCGCCGACCTCCAGTCGATCCCGAAGGACCTCTACGAGGCGGCCGAGGTCGACGGGGCGAGCCGGATACGCCAGTTCGTGCACATCACCCTGCCGCACCTGAAGGACGCCATCATCCTCTCCACGCTGCTGCGCGCGGTGTGGGAGTTCAACAACGTCGACCTCCTCTACACACTGACCGGCGGCGGACCGGCGGGCGAGACCACGACCCTGCCGCTGTACATCGCCCACACCAGTGTCGAGGGACGCGACTTCGGCTACGCGTCCGCCCTCACGACCGTCGCGTTCGTGATCCTGCTCTTCTTCTCGATGGTCTACCTGCGCCTGAGCAAGTTCGGAGGCGAGACCAAGTGATCACTCAGGACACCACCCGTTCCCCCGACCTCTCCGCCACGGCCGCCGGCCCCGACCGCGCGGGCTCCGGTCCGGCAGGCCGGCCGCCCGTCAGCCGCCGCAGGAAGAAGAACCGCGCGTGGGACGAGGTCCCCCGCTGGCACATCTACCTCCCGCTCGGCATCTACCTGATCTTCACCCTGGTCCCGTTCTACTGGATCCTGCTCTTCGCGCTCCGTCCGACGGGCTCGACGTCGCTGGTTCCCTGGCCGCTGACGTTCGACCACTTCGAGAAGGTGTGGACGGACCGCTCGTTCGCCACCTACTTCGAGAACAGCCTGATCACGGGTGTCGCCACACTGATCATGACGACCCTGGTCGCCCTGGCGGGCGGCTACGCCCTCGCCCGCTTCGACTTCAAGGTCAAGCGGTGGTTCATGCTGGCGCTGCTGTGCTCGCAGTTCGTGCCCGGCGCGCTGCTGCTGGTGCCGCTGTTCCAGATCTTCGCCGACCTCAGCCTGATCAACTCGCTGATGAGCGTGATCATCGCGGAGACGGTCTTCCAGCTCCCGTTGTCCATCATCCTGATCAGCGGCTTCATCCGGAACGTGCCGTACTCCCTGGAGGAGGCCGCCTGGGTGGACGGGTGCAGCAGGTTCACCGCCTTCCGGGTCGTGGTCCTGCCGATGCTCCGGCCGGGCCTGGTGGCCGTCGGCTCCTTCGCCTTCGTCCACTCCTGGAACCACTTCCTGTTCGCCCTGATGTTCCTCAACAGCCAGGACAAGCAGACGATCCCGGTCGGCCTCAACACCCTGATGGGCGCGGACAGCGTCGACCTCGGCGCGCTGGCGGCCGGCGGTGTCATCGCCGCCGTCCCGGTGGTCATCGTGTTCGCCTTCATCCAGAAGTGGCTGGTCACCGGCTTCAGCGCGGGGGCGGTGAAGGGATGAGCGGCGCGAGCCTGCCCCTGCCGGTCGTCCTGGCGGGCGCCCGCGGCCACGGCCGGGTCCACCTGGAGAACATCCGCAGGCTCCAGCACGCGGGCCTGGTCCGCCTGGCCGGCGTCTGCGAACTGCGGCCGCTGACGGACGAGGAGCTCGGCTCCCCGGGCGAACCGGTCGCGCAGTCCGACGACTTCGACGGACTGCTGGCCTCCACCGGCGCGCGGATCGCGGTGATCTGCACACCGATCCAGACCCACACCGACCTGGCGCTCACCGCCGCCCGGCGGGGTGTGCACCTGCTGCTGGAGAAGCCGCCGGCCCCGTCGTACGCCGACTTCCGCCGGATGGCCGACGGGGTGCGGGCGGCGGGGGTGGCCTGCCAGATCGGCTTCCAGTCGCTGGGCTCCGACGCCGTCGCCGCCGTCCGCGGCCTGGTCGCGGACGGGGCGGTCGGCGAGGTGCGCGGGGTCGGCGCGGCGGGCGCGTGGGTCCGCGGCGAGGCGTACTTCCACCGTGCGCCGTGGGCCGGCCGGCGCCGGCTGGACGGCGTGGACGTCGTCGACGGCGCGCTGACCAACCCGCTCGCCCACGCGGTGGCCACGGCACTCGCGCTGGACGGCAGCGTGCACACCGAGGACGTCGCGGACGTGGAGCCGGAGCTGTTCCGGGCGAACGCGATCGAGTCGGACGACACCTCGTGCGTGCGGGTCACCACCGCGCGCGGCGGCCGGGTGACGATCGCGGCGACGCTGTGCGCCGAGACCGCGGCCGAGCCGTACGTCATGGTGCACGGCGACCGGGGC
This window contains:
- a CDS encoding Gfo/Idh/MocA family protein, which gives rise to MSGASLPLPVVLAGARGHGRVHLENIRRLQHAGLVRLAGVCELRPLTDEELGSPGEPVAQSDDFDGLLASTGARIAVICTPIQTHTDLALTAARRGVHLLLEKPPAPSYADFRRMADGVRAAGVACQIGFQSLGSDAVAAVRGLVADGAVGEVRGVGAAGAWVRGEAYFHRAPWAGRRRLDGVDVVDGALTNPLAHAVATALALDGSVHTEDVADVEPELFRANAIESDDTSCVRVTTARGGRVTIAATLCAETAAEPYVMVHGDRGRITFWYKQDRVLLQRAGHGPVETVHGRTDLLENLVSHLTDGTDLLVPPEATGAFMRVVEAVRTAPDPVALPDGAWRPEPFGDGARRVVAGVDALVAASAERTALFSELGADWARPAALRQVQGAGR
- a CDS encoding carbohydrate ABC transporter permease, yielding MASAVAQKTSGPPRPLPRPPGRRRKGTAPRRLPYLLIAPAVLLMLGFIAYPVLSVFYYSAQHYNPTKPWRNGFAGWENFTAIFTEDTHFWGTLAFSLKWVSVEVSLQLLFGLALALIVNQTFVGRSLGRALVFSPWAVSGVLTSAIWVLLYNSQTGITRYLADVGIGEYGTSLLSDTGTVFWAAIVADLWRGVPFFAILILADLQSIPKDLYEAAEVDGASRIRQFVHITLPHLKDAIILSTLLRAVWEFNNVDLLYTLTGGGPAGETTTLPLYIAHTSVEGRDFGYASALTTVAFVILLFFSMVYLRLSKFGGETK
- a CDS encoding carbohydrate ABC transporter permease, which encodes MITQDTTRSPDLSATAAGPDRAGSGPAGRPPVSRRRKKNRAWDEVPRWHIYLPLGIYLIFTLVPFYWILLFALRPTGSTSLVPWPLTFDHFEKVWTDRSFATYFENSLITGVATLIMTTLVALAGGYALARFDFKVKRWFMLALLCSQFVPGALLLVPLFQIFADLSLINSLMSVIIAETVFQLPLSIILISGFIRNVPYSLEEAAWVDGCSRFTAFRVVVLPMLRPGLVAVGSFAFVHSWNHFLFALMFLNSQDKQTIPVGLNTLMGADSVDLGALAAGGVIAAVPVVIVFAFIQKWLVTGFSAGAVKG
- a CDS encoding dihydrodipicolinate synthase family protein: MTATDFTALREALADVVAIPVTPFTAEDTIDEPAHRALIRRLVDGGVRTLTPNGNTGEYYALDPQERRAVTELTIDEAGEGAVILVGVGLDVPTAVASARHARDAGAQMVMVHQPVHPYVSQSGWVDYHRAVADAVPELGVVPYIRNAALDGGRMAELGEACPNVIGVKYAVPDAARFAAFARDAGLERFVWIAGLAELYAPSYFAGGATGFTSGLVNVAPAVSLEMLAALRAGDQRAAMKVWERIRPLEDMRAAQQSADNVSVVKEALSALGLCRRDIRPPSRALPKQQRPRVAELVAGWGI
- a CDS encoding GntR family transcriptional regulator, whose product is MAFAPSPIPSRTQYVLEAIKHDILTGGLSPGQALVETELAARFGVSKTPVREALKTLAGTGLVVMSQYKGVTVRMVDADMAREVYDVRLLLEPEALRRSISRGASLEQARSALISADEAADQAERSLANREFHRALYLPCGNPLLARMLDEVRDQAALVSTVAWAADPSWHREADEHREILRLAESGETDAAVAALHSHIASFLLRAFPLTDEENQA
- the araD gene encoding L-arabinonate dehydratase translates to MSLRPEELRSHQWWGTDGLRSFSHRARTRQLGYLPEEHLGKPVVAVLNTWSDINPCHVHLRDRAQAVKRGVWQAGGFPLEFPVSTLSETFQKPTPMLYRNMLAMETEELLRSYPVDGAVLLGGCDKSTPALLMGAASADLPAVFVPAGPMLPGHWRGETLGSGTDMWKYWDDKRAGLIGDCEMGELESGLARSPGHCMTMGTASTLTAAAEVLGVTMPGASSIPAVDSGHDRMAAASGRRIVDLIREDLKLSRILTREAFEDAVTTVLGLGGSTNAVIHLIAMAGRAGVSLTLDDFDRLAREVPVLANVRPGGGPYLMEDFHFAGGLPGFLSRITDLLHLDRPTAAHATLREQLAGALVHDDDVIRVRENPVAPEGGVAVLRGNLCPDGAVIKHIAAEPHLLKHTGPAVVFPDYRTMQRTINDPELGITADHVLVLQNAGPKGGPGMPEYGMLPIPDHLLKQGVRDMVRISDARMSGTSYGTCVLHVAPESYIGGPLALVRTGDLITLDVEARSLRLEVPDEELERRRAEWTAPPERYERGYGALYSEYVTQADTGCDFTFLARPGEVPDPYAG